From Triticum aestivum cultivar Chinese Spring chromosome 4A, IWGSC CS RefSeq v2.1, whole genome shotgun sequence, a single genomic window includes:
- the LOC123086146 gene encoding T-complex protein 1 subunit theta isoform X1, whose protein sequence is MVGYGIQSMLKDGHKHLSGLDEAVLKNIGAGRELSAITRTSLGPNGMNKMVINHLDKLFITNDAATIVNELDVQHPAAKLLVLAARAQQEEIGDGANLTISFAGELLEKAEELIRMGLHPSEIIIGYTKAINKTLEILDDLVEKGSENMDVRNKEEVVLRMKSAVASKQFGQEDVLCPLVADACIQVCPQNPANFNVDNVRVAKLVGGGLHNSSVVRGMVLKNDAVGSIKKVEKVKVAVFAGGVDTSATETKGTVLIHSAEQLENYAKTEEAKVEELIKSVADSGAKVIVSGAAVGDMALHFCERYKLMVLKVSSKFELRRFCRTTGAIALLKLSRPNVDELGYADSVSVEEIGGARVTVVKNEEGGNSVATVVLRGSTDSILDDLERAVDDGVNTYKSMCRDSRIIPGAAATEIELAKRLKEFSLKETGQLCRLDQYAIAKFGESFEMVPRTLSENAGLGAMEIISSLYAEHAAGNVKVGIDLEKGACEDASIMKIWDLYVTKSFALKYSADAVCTVLRVDQIIMAKPAGGPRPPQQGGMDED, encoded by the exons ATGGTGGGATACGGGATCCAGTCGATGCTCAAGGATGGGCACAAGCATCTCTCGGGCCTCGACGAGGCCGTCCTTAAAAACATCGGCGCCGGCCGCGAGCTCTCCGCCATCACCCGCACCTCCCTTGGTCCCAACG GAATGAATAAGATGGTCATTAATCATCTAGACAAGCTCTTTATCACGAATGATGCTGCGACAATCGTGAACGAGCTTGATGTCCAGCACCCTGCTGCTAAGCTCCTGGTGCTCGCTGCCAGAGCGCAACAGGAGGAGATCGGAGATGGAGCTAATCTCACCATATCTTTCGCCGGTGAACTGCTCGAGAAGGCTGAGGAGCTCATCAGGATGGGACTGCATCCAAGTGAGATCATCATTGGGTACACCAAGGCCATTAATAAG ACGCTTGAGATTTTGGATGATCTAGTTGAGAAAGGCTCGGAAAATATGGATGTCAGGAACAAGGAAGAGGTCGTGTTGAGGATGAAATCTGCTGTTGCAAGCAAGCAATTTGGCCAGGAGGATGTGCTGTGTCCACTTGTCGCTGAT GCCTGTATCCAAGTTTGCCCCCAAAACCCGGCAAACTTTAATGTTGACAATGTTAGAGTGGCAAAGCTGGTTGGAGGCGGCCTTCACAATTCTTCTGTAGTCCGTGGGATGGTTCTGAAAAATGACGCTGTCGGGAGCATAAAAAAAGTGGAGAAAGTGAAG GTTGCGGTATTTGCTGGTGGTGTTGACACTTCTGCAACTGAAACAAAGGGAACTGTTCTTATACATTCTGCTGAGCAG CTTGAAAACTATGCTAAAACTGAGGAAGCAAAGGTGGAGGAGCTTATCAAATCTGTGGCTGATTCAGGTGCCAAGGTTATTGTCAGTGGAGCAGCAGTTGGCGATATGGCATTGCATTTTTGTGAACGTTACAA GCTAATGGTTCTGAAAGTCAGCTCAAAGTTTGAGCTTCGAAGATTTTGCCGTACTACTGGGGCTATAGCACTT TTGAAGCTTAGCCGACCAAATGTGGATGAATTAGGATATGCAGACTCTGTTTCGGTGGAAGAAATTGGCGGTGCTCGA GTGACTGTTGTCAAAAATGAAGAAGGTGGAAATTCAGTGGCTACTGTTGTCTTGAGAGGCAGTACAGATAGTATATTAGATGATCTTGAAAGAGCTGTGGATGATGGCGTAAACACGTACAAG TCAATGTGCAGGGACAGTCGGATCATCCCTGGAGCTGCTGCAACAGAAATAGAACTGGCAAAGAGATTGAAGGAGTTTTCTCTGAAGGAAACAGG TCAATTATGCAGGTTGGATCAGTATGCCATTGCAAAATTTGGTGAAAGTTTTGAAATGGTTCCAAGAACACTGTCTGAAAATGCCGGACTTGGTGCAATGGAGATAATATCTTCTCTCTATGCTGAGCATGCTGCTGGCAATGTGAAAGTTGGCATTGACTTGGAGAAAGGTGCTTGCGAGGATGCCTCAATCATGAAAATATGGGACCTCTATGTTACAAA GTCCTTCGCTCTAAAATACTCAGCAGATGCTGTATGTACTGTTTTACGGGTTGACCAG ATCATCATGGCAAAGCCAGCAGGAGGGCCGCGACCCCCCCAACAAGGTGGCATGGATGAAGACTAG
- the LOC123086146 gene encoding T-complex protein 1 subunit theta isoform X2 produces the protein MVGYGIQSMLKDGHKHLSGLDEAVLKNIGAGRELSAITRTSLGPNGMNKMVINHLDKLFITNDAATIVNELDVQHPAAKLLVLAARAQQEEIGDGANLTISFAGELLEKAEELIRMGLHPSEIIIGYTKAINKTLEILDDLVEKGSENMDVRNKEEVVLRMKSAVASKQFGQEDVLCPLVADACIQVCPQNPANFNVDNVRVAKLVGGGLHNSSVVRGMVLKNDAVGSIKKVEKVKVAVFAGGVDTSATETKGTVLIHSAEQLENYAKTEEAKVEELIKSVADSGAKVIVSGAAVGDMALHFCERYKLMVLKVSSKFELRRFCRTTGAIALLKLSRPNVDELGYADSVSVEEIGGARVTVVKNEEGGNSVATVVLRGSTDSILDDLERAVDDGVNTYKSMCRDSRIIPGAAATEIELAKRLKEFSLKETGLDQYAIAKFGESFEMVPRTLSENAGLGAMEIISSLYAEHAAGNVKVGIDLEKGACEDASIMKIWDLYVTKSFALKYSADAVCTVLRVDQIIMAKPAGGPRPPQQGGMDED, from the exons ATGGTGGGATACGGGATCCAGTCGATGCTCAAGGATGGGCACAAGCATCTCTCGGGCCTCGACGAGGCCGTCCTTAAAAACATCGGCGCCGGCCGCGAGCTCTCCGCCATCACCCGCACCTCCCTTGGTCCCAACG GAATGAATAAGATGGTCATTAATCATCTAGACAAGCTCTTTATCACGAATGATGCTGCGACAATCGTGAACGAGCTTGATGTCCAGCACCCTGCTGCTAAGCTCCTGGTGCTCGCTGCCAGAGCGCAACAGGAGGAGATCGGAGATGGAGCTAATCTCACCATATCTTTCGCCGGTGAACTGCTCGAGAAGGCTGAGGAGCTCATCAGGATGGGACTGCATCCAAGTGAGATCATCATTGGGTACACCAAGGCCATTAATAAG ACGCTTGAGATTTTGGATGATCTAGTTGAGAAAGGCTCGGAAAATATGGATGTCAGGAACAAGGAAGAGGTCGTGTTGAGGATGAAATCTGCTGTTGCAAGCAAGCAATTTGGCCAGGAGGATGTGCTGTGTCCACTTGTCGCTGAT GCCTGTATCCAAGTTTGCCCCCAAAACCCGGCAAACTTTAATGTTGACAATGTTAGAGTGGCAAAGCTGGTTGGAGGCGGCCTTCACAATTCTTCTGTAGTCCGTGGGATGGTTCTGAAAAATGACGCTGTCGGGAGCATAAAAAAAGTGGAGAAAGTGAAG GTTGCGGTATTTGCTGGTGGTGTTGACACTTCTGCAACTGAAACAAAGGGAACTGTTCTTATACATTCTGCTGAGCAG CTTGAAAACTATGCTAAAACTGAGGAAGCAAAGGTGGAGGAGCTTATCAAATCTGTGGCTGATTCAGGTGCCAAGGTTATTGTCAGTGGAGCAGCAGTTGGCGATATGGCATTGCATTTTTGTGAACGTTACAA GCTAATGGTTCTGAAAGTCAGCTCAAAGTTTGAGCTTCGAAGATTTTGCCGTACTACTGGGGCTATAGCACTT TTGAAGCTTAGCCGACCAAATGTGGATGAATTAGGATATGCAGACTCTGTTTCGGTGGAAGAAATTGGCGGTGCTCGA GTGACTGTTGTCAAAAATGAAGAAGGTGGAAATTCAGTGGCTACTGTTGTCTTGAGAGGCAGTACAGATAGTATATTAGATGATCTTGAAAGAGCTGTGGATGATGGCGTAAACACGTACAAG TCAATGTGCAGGGACAGTCGGATCATCCCTGGAGCTGCTGCAACAGAAATAGAACTGGCAAAGAGATTGAAGGAGTTTTCTCTGAAGGAAACAGG GTTGGATCAGTATGCCATTGCAAAATTTGGTGAAAGTTTTGAAATGGTTCCAAGAACACTGTCTGAAAATGCCGGACTTGGTGCAATGGAGATAATATCTTCTCTCTATGCTGAGCATGCTGCTGGCAATGTGAAAGTTGGCATTGACTTGGAGAAAGGTGCTTGCGAGGATGCCTCAATCATGAAAATATGGGACCTCTATGTTACAAA GTCCTTCGCTCTAAAATACTCAGCAGATGCTGTATGTACTGTTTTACGGGTTGACCAG ATCATCATGGCAAAGCCAGCAGGAGGGCCGCGACCCCCCCAACAAGGTGGCATGGATGAAGACTAG